Proteins encoded by one window of Lathyrus oleraceus cultivar Zhongwan6 chromosome 1, CAAS_Psat_ZW6_1.0, whole genome shotgun sequence:
- the LOC127085672 gene encoding potassium channel AKT2/3 isoform X3, which yields MEINISSYDSSSLNRKQHDDVKQDYTSSSSFNLSNVSKLILPPLGVPKENQVYSKWIISPMDSRYRWWESFMVVLVAYTAWVYPFEVAFMHSSNRELYIVDNIVDLFFAIDIVMTFFVAFIDGTTHLLVRDSKKIAVRYLSSWFIMDVASTIPYEAIGYIGTHKLSLPYFLLGMLRFWRIRRVKQFFTRLEKDIRFSYFWVRCARLLSVTLFSVHCAGCLYYMLADRYPQKGKTWIGAVIPNFKETSPRTRYISAIYWSITTMTTVGYGDLHAVNTMEMIFIIFYMLFNLGLTSYLIGNMTNLVVEGTRRTMEFRNSIEAASNFVYRNRLPPMLKEQILAYMCLRFKAESLNQHQLIEQLPKSICKSICQHLFFPTVEKVYLFKGVSKETLLSLVAKMNAEYIPPKEDVIMQNEAPDDVYIIVSGEVEIIDSVIEKEIILGTLTTGDMFGEVGALCCRSQSYTYRTKTFTELLRLKTSALIESMHIKKEDNILILKNFLQHYKELKDLSIKDVMMETVEEEDPNMAVNLLTVASTGNAAFLEELLRTGLDPDIGDSKGKTPLHIAASNGHEECIKVLLKHTCNIHIKDMNGNTALWYAIASKHYSIFRILYQLSALSDPYTAGNLLCQATKRNDLTVMNELLKQGLNIDSKDGHGTKAIQIAITENLVDMAQLLVMNGADVADIHTHEFSASTLDELLQKREIGHLINVNEAMPNEFVLKGENQEEHKHIWGRYNVVECPRVSIYRGHPIVRREKGFTEAGKLIKLPDSLEKLKIIAGEKFEFDARDAMVTNEEGAEINSIDVIRDNDKLFIVE from the exons ATGGAAATCAATATCAGTTCATATGATTCTTCTAGCTTGAACAGAAAGCAACATGATGATGTTAAACAAGATTATACATCATCTTCATCCTTCAATCTATCGAATGTTTCGAAACTCATTCTTCCACCACTTGGTGTTCCAAAAGAGAATCAAGTTTACTCAAAATGGATAATTTCACCAATGGATTCTAGATACAG GTGGTGGGAGAGTTTTATGGTTGTTTTGGTAGCATATACTGCATGGGTTTATCCATTTGAAGTTGCTTTCATGCATTCTTCAAATAGGGAACTCTACATTGTGGACAATATTGTTGATCTTTTCTTTGCCATTGATATTGTTATGACATTCTTTGTGGCATTCATTGATGGAACTACTCATCTACTTGTCAGAGATTCCAAGAAAATTGCTGTTAG GTACTTGTCATCATGGTTCATAATGGATGTAGCATCAACAATACCATACGAAGCAATAGGCTATATTGGCACCCACAAATTGAGTCTCCCTTACTTTCTCTTGGGAATGCTCAGATTTTGGAGAATCAGACGTGTCAAACAATTCTTCACAAGGCTTGAGAAAGACATCAGGTTCAGCTATTTCTGGGTCAGATGTGCTAGGCTTCTTTCTGTCACACTTTTTTCAGTTCATTGTGCTGGCTGTCTCTACTACATGCTAGCTGATAGATACCCTCAAAAAGGAAAGACATGGATTGGAGCTGTCATTCCAAATTTCAAAGAGACAAGTCCTAGAACCAGATACATTTCAGCCATCTACTGGTCCATCACTACCATGACTACTGTTGGTTATGGTGACCTTCATGCTGTCAACACCATGGAAATGATTTTCATTATTTTCTATATGCTCTTCAATCTTGGCCTAACTTCTTACTTAATTGGTAACATGACAAATCTTGTAGTCGAAGGAACTCGTCGCACTATGGAATTT AGAAATAGCATTGAAGCAGCCTCCAACTTTGTGTACCGAAATCGCTTGCCACCAATGTTAAAAGAACAGATTCTTGCTTACATGTGTTTGAGATTTAAGGCAGAAAGCTTGAATCAACACCAGTTAATTGAACAGCTGCCAAAGTCAATTTGCAAAAGCATTTGCCAACATTTGTTTTTTCCAACTGTAGAGAAAGTCTATCTCTTCAAAGGCGTCTCGAAAGAAACCCTTCTGTCCCTC GTTGCGAAAATGAACGCCGAATACATACCACCTAAAGAGGATGTTATAATGCAAAATGAAGCACCAGATGATGTTTACATTATAGTGTCAGGAGAAGTAGAGATCATTGATAGTGTTATAGAGAAAGAGATCATTTTAGGGACTCTAACAACTGGAGACATGTTTGGAGAAGTTGGTGCACTTTGTTGTAGGTCTCAAAGTTATACATATAGAACCAAGACTTTCACAGAGCTTCTGAGGTTGAAAACCAGTGCTCTTATAGAATCAATGCATATTAAAAAAGAAGATAATATATTAATTCTCAAAAATTTCCTTCAG CATTATAAGGAGCTTAAGGATTTGAGTATCAAAGATGTAATGATGGAGACTGTTGAAGAAGAGGATCCTAACATGGCTGTGAATTTGTTAACTGTGGCTAGCACAGGTAATGCTGCTTTTCTTGAGGAGCTTCTAAGAACTGGTTTGGATCCTGATATTGgtgactcaaaaggaaaaactCCATTG CACATAGCCGCATCAAATGGACATGAAGAGTGTATTAAAGTCTTGCTCAAACATACATGCAACATACACATAAAAG ATATGAATGGTAACACTGCACTATGGTATGCAATAGCTTCAAAACATTACTCAATCTTCAGAATCCTCTATCAGCTTTCTGCACTTTCTGATCCATACACAGCAGGGAATCTTCTATGTCAAGCAACAAAAAGAAACGATTTAACCGTGATGAACGAGCTTTTAAAGCAAGGACTAAACATCGACTCGAAAGATGGACACGGAACGAAAGCTATACAAATTGCTATAACAGAAAATCTTGTTGACATGGCTCAGTTGCTTGTTATGAACGGTGCAGACGTTGCTGATATACATACTCATGAATTTTCCGCATCTACCTTAGATGAACTGTTGCAGAAACGCGAAATCGGGCATTTAATTAATGTGAATGAGGCAATGCCTAATGAGTTTGTATTAAAGGGTGAAAATCAAGAAGAACATAAACACATTTGGGGAAGATATAATGTAGTAGAGTGTCCAAGAGTAAGCATATATAGAGGTCACCCTATAGTGAGAAGAGAAAAAGGTTTCACTGAAGCGGGAAAGTTAATAAAATTGCCTGATTCATTGGAGAAGCTCAAAATTATCGCAG GTGAAAAATTTGAGTTTGATGCAAGAGATGCAATGGTGACAAATGAAGAAGGAGCAGAAATTAACAGTATTGATGTGATCAGAGATAATGATAAACTTTTTATTGTTGAATAG